In a genomic window of Punica granatum isolate Tunisia-2019 chromosome 6, ASM765513v2, whole genome shotgun sequence:
- the LOC116211034 gene encoding bidirectional sugar transporter N3, with translation MAFPKIHLSAAFTFGVLGNIISFMVYMAPIPTFYRIWRKKSTEGFESIPYLVTLFSSMLWLYYALLKGDAALLMTINSFGCVIEMIYIIIFLSYAPRDARKLTIKYFIYMNLGAFFILTLITRYAVPAHLRVMVYGWICVAVSVCVFASPLSIVRQVLKTKSVEFMPFNLSLFLTLGAIMWFGYGLFSHDICIYIPNIVGFFLGVLQMALYLKYRNTRKVILDEKLPEHVREIVMLSALGASEVYPVNISPASSVTVDGIGATEHQKEHEAAKESDKDEKTTGKEDADVEKNGDLGPNTGESAV, from the exons ATGGCTTTTCCAAAAATCCATCTTTCTGCAGCATTTACCTTCGGGGTCCTAG GCAACATCATCTCGTTTATGGTCTACATGGCTCCAAT CCCAACCTTCTATAGAATATGGAGGAAGAAATCGACGGAGGGCTTCGAATCAATCCCGTACCTGGTGACATTGTTCAGCTCCATGCTCTGGTTGTACTACGCGTTGCTCAAAGGGGATGCTGCCCTCCTCATGACCATCAATTCCTTCGGATGCGTCATAGAGATGATCTACATCATCATTTTCCTTAGTTACGCACCCAGAGATGCTAGG AAATTGACCATCAAGTACTTTATCTACATGAACTTGGGGGCGTTCTTCATTCTAACTCTCATCACCCGCTACGCCGTGCCTGCACACCTGCGCGTTATGGTCTACGGGTGGATCTGTGTTGCTGTTTCGGTGTGTGTTTTCGCATCTCCTCTGAGCATTGTG AGGCAAGTTCTCAAGACCAAGAGTGTTGAATTCATGCCATTCAACTTGTCCTTGTTCCTCACCTTGGGTGCAATTATGTGGTTTGGCTATGGTCTCTTCAGCCATGACATATGTATTTAC ATTCCCAACATCGTAGGCTTCTTCCTAGGAGTCCTTCAGATGGCTCTCTACTTAAAATACCGCAACACCAGAAAGGTGATCCTTGATGAAAAGCTGCCAGAACACGTCCGAGAGATTGTTATGCTGAGCGCTCTAGGAGCAAGCGAGGTCTACCCGGTCAACATTTCCCCGGCTTCATCAGTCACTGTGGATGGTATCGGTGCTACTGAACATCAGAAGGAGCATGAGGCTGCAAAGGAGTCGGACAAGGATGAGAAAACAACTGGGAAAGAAGATGCAGATGTGGAGAAGAATGGTGACCTCGGACCAAATACTGGAGAATCTGCAGTTTGA
- the LOC116211033 gene encoding serine/threonine-protein kinase PBS1-like translates to MGCFSCFDSGEDEKLNTEKIAALDRKQHLPTIPSTISRLPSGAERLRTRSNAGSKREVIGSKDGPGAHIAAQTFTFKELAAATKNFQSESFLGEGGFGPVYKGRLESTGQVVAVKQLDRNGLQGNREFLVEVLMLSLLHHPNLVNLIGYCADGDQRLLVYEFMPLGSLEYHLFDLPPDKEPLDWNTRMKIAAGAAKGLEYLHDKANPPVIYRDFKSSNILLDEGYFPKLSDFGLAKLGPVGDKSHVSTRVMGTYGYCAPEYAMTGQLTVKSDVYSFGVVFLELITGRRAIDSSRPHGEQNLVTWARPLFNDRKKFSKLADPRLQGRYPMRGLYQALAVASMCIQEQAAARPLIGDVVTALSYLANRLYDSTAPSGHRGGLGSNDGRGSGRILRNEELGGSGRRWDFEGSEKEDSPRETGKILNSNRDAERERVVAEAKMWGENWREKRRQSAQGSLDRLNGQFL, encoded by the exons ATGGGTTGCTTCTCTTGTTTCGATTCCGGAGAGGACGAGAAGCTCAACACGGAAAAGATAGCTGCCCTTGATCGGAAGCAGCACCTCCCCACTATCCCTTCCACCATTTCTCGATTGCCTTCCG GAGCGGAAAGACTCCGAACGAGAAGCAATGCAGGGTCCAAAAGGGAAGTAATAGGCAGTAAGGATGGGCCCGGTGCTCACATCGCTGCCCAAACTTTTACTTTTAAAGAGCTTGCAGCTGCAACGAAGAATTTCCAGTCTGAATCCTTCTTGGGAGAGGGGGGTTTTGGTCCAGTTTACAAGGGGAGGCTCGAGAGCACAGGACAG GTTGTTGCAGTCAAACAGCTGGATCGGAATGGTCTTCAGGGTAACAGGGAATTCCTGGTGGAGGTCCTCATGTTAAGCCTCCTGCACCACCCGAATCTCGTGAATCTGATTGGTTACTGTGCTGACGGGGACCAACGACTTCTCGTCTATGAGTTCATGCCCTTGGGATCATTGGAATATCACCTCTTTG ATCTTCCCCCTGACAAGGAACCGCTAGACTGGAACACACGAATGAAGATTGCAGCGGGAGCAGCGAAAGGCTTGGAGTACCTCCATGATAAGGCGAACCCACCAGTCATTTATCGGGACTTCAAGTCATCCAACATATTGCTCGACGAGGGATACTTTCCGAAACTCTCTGATTTCGGGCTAGCAAAGCTGGGGCCGGTCGGAGACAAATCCCATGTCTCCACGCGAGTGATGGGAACTTATGGGTACTGCGCCCCTGAGTATGCCATGACAGGGCAATTAACTGTCAAGTCTGATGTATACAGTTTCGGGGTTGTCTTCTTAGAGCTGATCACAGGAAGGCGAGCCATTGACAGTAGCCGTCCCCATGGAGAGCAGAACCTAGTCACTTGG GCACGCCCATTATTTAACGATCGCAAGAAATTCTCCAAACTTGCTGACCCAAGGCTTCAGGGGAGGTATCCGATGCGTGGGCTCTACCAAGCGCTTGCTGTGGCCTCAATGTGCATACAGGAACAGGCAGCCGCTCGTCCTCTCATCGGGGATGTGGTGACTGCCCTCTCTTATCTGGCAAACCGGTTGTATGATTCCACTGCGCCCTCCGGGCACAGAGGAGGGTTGGGCTCAAATGACGGGAGGGGTAGCGGAAGGATCCTGAGGAACGAGGAATTGGGAGGATCAGGACGGAGATGGGACTTTGAAGGGTCAGAGAAGGAAGATTCTCCAAGGGAGACGGGGAAGATCTTGAACTCGAACAGGGATGCAGAGAGGGAACGAGTTGTTGCAGAAGCAAAGATGTGGGGAGAAAACTGGAGGGAGAAGAGGCGGCAGAGCGCACAGGGGAGCCTCGACAGGTTGAATGGTCAGTTTTTGTGA
- the LOC116210384 gene encoding putative glutaredoxin-C14 — protein sequence MYTNMMHYQSQAQHWGYYAALPSRGSSGGDPLERVARLASESAVVIFSLSGCCMCHAVKQLFCGMGVNPMVYELDLDPRGKEIERALSRLLGSPVPVVFIGGKLIGAMDQVMASHINGTLVPLLKEAGALWL from the coding sequence atgtatacaAATATGATGCACTATCAGAGTCAGGCTCAGCACTGGGGTTACTACGCCGCCCTGCCGTCGAGAGGCAGCAGTGGAGGGGACCCACTGGAGCGGGTGGCCCGGCTGGCGTCGGAGAGCGCGGTGGTGATATTCAGCCTGAGCGGCTGCTGCATGTGCCACGCCGTGAAGCAGCTCTTTTGCGGCATGGGGGTGAACCCTATGGTCTACGAACTGGACCTGGACCCCAGGGGGAAGGAGATAGAACGGGCGCTATCGAGGCTGCTAGGGAGCCCGGTCCCGGTCGTCTTCATTGGAGGGAAGCTCATCGGGGCCATGGACCAGGTCATGGCGTCCCACATTAATGGAACACTGGTGCCTCTCCTGAAGGAGGCTGGAGCCCTCTGGCTTTAA